In Halorientalis sp. LT38, a genomic segment contains:
- a CDS encoding precorrin-8X methylmutase codes for MTTNPDGEDFEVSASEASGGSTDERSESVGEYADLGATTENAMEIAETSMDRVRKLVPDETLADRIRQKSVHATGDPEFQHLVRFTGETDDEPVAAGARAVLDERPIVTDITMVKEGITGRGHDCPVRKAIGNGAELAAETGMTRTAASVLELDRDGVYDDAIAVVGNAPTAALALADCIEDGTRPAVVVATPVGFVKAAESRKRLRKVAGEHGVPAITNVGRRGGSGLAAGLSNELVHVASDHRNGDVSLETSEQSSGEKA; via the coding sequence ATGACGACTAATCCCGACGGAGAAGACTTCGAGGTCTCCGCGAGCGAAGCGAGCGGAGGCTCGACAGACGAGCGAAGCGAGTCTGTCGGTGAGTACGCCGACCTCGGCGCGACCACCGAGAACGCCATGGAGATCGCCGAGACCTCGATGGACCGGGTCCGGAAACTGGTCCCCGACGAGACGCTCGCGGACCGGATCAGGCAGAAATCGGTCCACGCGACAGGTGACCCCGAGTTCCAGCACCTCGTCCGGTTCACCGGCGAGACCGACGACGAACCCGTCGCCGCGGGTGCGCGAGCGGTCCTCGACGAGCGCCCGATCGTCACCGACATCACGATGGTCAAGGAGGGGATCACCGGCCGGGGCCACGACTGCCCGGTCCGGAAGGCCATCGGTAACGGCGCTGAGCTGGCCGCCGAGACCGGCATGACGCGCACGGCCGCGTCGGTCCTCGAACTCGATCGAGACGGGGTCTACGACGACGCGATTGCCGTCGTGGGCAACGCGCCGACGGCCGCGCTGGCGCTCGCGGACTGTATCGAGGACGGCACGCGACCCGCGGTCGTCGTCGCGACGCCGGTCGGCTTCGTGAAGGCCGCCGAGAGCCGGAAACGGCTCCGCAAGGTCGCCGGCGAGCACGGTGTCCCGGCGATTACGAACGTCGGGCGACGGGGCGGGAGCGGGCTCGCCGCTGGACTCAGCAACGAACTGGTTCACGTCGCCAGCGACCATCGGAATGGCGACGTCTCGCTAGAGACATCGGAACAGTCGAGCGGTGAGAAGGCGTGA
- a CDS encoding cobalt-precorrin-7 (C(5))-methyltransferase, producing the protein MSDAESDYDLDSGPDPAAFAARAPEATASAESAGSVHAVGIGPGNLEFLTPRGRRAIEAADVVVGFETVVEFVADLTDADLLTCGYRDEGETLARFGERVAAGETGTAVLMGDPNHSGYQFLGKVEQAVESEEAGPVRVVPGISALQVAASRARTPMEDAEFVTLHKSGDLGPDLERLREHVGNRHLLVLPRPYDLMPGDVAAELVEAGAAASLDALVCEKLTHDGESITRTTLGKLATYADGDGPEDTPFSDLSVLVVRRA; encoded by the coding sequence ATGAGCGACGCCGAGAGCGACTACGACCTCGATTCGGGACCGGACCCCGCGGCGTTCGCGGCCCGGGCGCCAGAAGCGACGGCCTCGGCCGAGTCGGCCGGCTCGGTTCACGCCGTCGGAATCGGTCCCGGGAACCTCGAGTTCCTGACCCCGCGCGGGCGGCGCGCGATCGAGGCGGCGGACGTGGTGGTCGGGTTCGAGACGGTCGTCGAGTTCGTCGCCGACCTGACCGACGCCGACCTGCTCACCTGTGGTTACCGCGACGAGGGCGAGACCCTCGCCCGGTTCGGTGAGCGCGTGGCCGCTGGCGAGACGGGAACGGCGGTCCTGATGGGCGACCCGAACCACTCCGGGTACCAGTTCCTCGGGAAGGTCGAGCAGGCCGTCGAGAGTGAGGAGGCGGGGCCAGTGCGAGTCGTCCCCGGCATCTCCGCGTTGCAGGTGGCGGCCTCGCGGGCCCGAACCCCGATGGAGGACGCCGAGTTCGTGACGCTGCACAAGAGCGGTGACCTCGGGCCGGATCTCGAGCGGCTCCGGGAGCACGTCGGTAACCGGCACCTGCTGGTGCTCCCCCGTCCGTACGACCTGATGCCCGGGGACGTGGCGGCCGAGTTGGTGGAGGCCGGTGCGGCGGCGTCGCTGGACGCGCTGGTCTGCGAGAAGCTGACGCACGACGGGGAGTCGATCACGCGGACGACGCTCGGTAAGCTGGCGACGTACGCGGACGGCGACGGTCCGGAGGACACACCCTTTTCCGATCTGTCTGTCCTGGTCGTCAGGCGGGCCTAG
- a CDS encoding CbiX/SirB N-terminal domain-containing protein, producing MSQDTLVLVGQEGTHDGATLATHATRIERRGAVDRARAVTYAEEPGRELRETFRTVADGVVYVLPASLAHSRETTDVLPRTFPAFEGTVRYCEPIGRSPAITRLVTERATELVPAGPDATLVLVGQGSSSQPYNRQMTEYHASRIAAETYYAAVEPSYLLQNPAVECVRYAVETERSVAVPLFLTANETTDRRVPAKLELDRGGVAYADPLGEHSLVTDAIEGEITRQRALANAEDARPTSFEDALVSGAKTVATDGEGPV from the coding sequence ATGTCACAGGACACACTCGTACTCGTCGGGCAGGAGGGCACGCACGACGGGGCAACCCTGGCGACGCACGCGACACGGATCGAGCGGCGCGGCGCGGTCGACCGCGCCCGGGCGGTCACCTACGCCGAGGAGCCGGGCCGGGAACTCCGGGAGACCTTCCGGACCGTCGCCGACGGCGTCGTCTACGTGTTGCCCGCCTCGCTGGCCCACAGCCGGGAGACGACGGACGTGCTCCCCCGGACCTTCCCGGCGTTCGAGGGCACCGTCCGGTACTGCGAACCGATCGGTCGGAGTCCGGCGATCACCCGGCTGGTGACCGAGCGCGCGACCGAACTCGTCCCGGCGGGCCCCGATGCCACGCTCGTCCTGGTCGGCCAGGGCAGCAGCTCACAGCCCTACAACCGGCAGATGACGGAGTACCACGCCTCGCGGATCGCCGCGGAGACCTACTACGCCGCCGTCGAGCCGTCCTATCTCCTGCAGAACCCCGCGGTCGAGTGTGTCCGTTACGCCGTCGAGACCGAGCGCTCGGTCGCCGTCCCGCTCTTTCTGACCGCAAACGAGACGACCGATCGGCGAGTCCCCGCGAAGCTCGAACTCGACCGCGGCGGGGTCGCCTACGCCGACCCGCTGGGCGAACACTCGCTCGTCACCGACGCGATCGAGGGCGAGATCACCAGACAGCGCGCGCTCGCCAACGCCGAGGACGCGCGACCGACCTCCTTCGAGGACGCGCTGGTCAGCGGCGCGAAGACGGTCGCCACCGACGGCGAAGGGCCGGTCTAG
- a CDS encoding DUF389 domain-containing protein yields MRLVQLSVPDERRDDVVAHLRDQGIGYSIVPGGAEYDDRSYVSFVVPADAVEHVLEDLAAVGYEREWFTVAIETEFADFEGRDELQAHWANTPNKIAPRTLRSKVVDMRYNTRAYLWMMVLSAIVAVAGILLASPAVVVGSMVLAPIVSPMLTASVGAVRGDQEMLYESVKMQVLGLGVAALAATAFSLLLKWFFAVPRVLAVASLELVALRISPGMLSVAVGLAAGAAGAFGLATKGQVSIVGVMIAAALIPTAGVAGIGFAWMEFQVGLGALVLLFITIVAVNVGAFLMLWYLGYRAEASAEKSLALDSPGRAVSVAATLVVVVAILLFVGVGFYQQSTFEREANAAVTDVLNRGGYDDLGVVETSYEYTGIGPFTSPTTVTYTLRRTSDRGYASLPARFEDRIAAATSRDVVVQIRFVDYRVAGTETTAADRSTETQTPALLAPVG; encoded by the coding sequence GTGCGTCTGGTCCAGCTTTCGGTCCCCGACGAGCGACGCGACGACGTCGTCGCCCACCTGCGCGATCAGGGCATCGGGTACTCGATCGTCCCTGGGGGCGCCGAATACGACGACCGGTCGTACGTCTCCTTCGTCGTCCCCGCCGACGCCGTCGAGCACGTCCTCGAGGATCTGGCGGCGGTGGGCTACGAGCGCGAGTGGTTCACCGTCGCGATCGAGACGGAGTTCGCCGACTTCGAGGGGCGGGACGAACTGCAGGCTCACTGGGCGAACACGCCCAACAAGATCGCCCCGCGGACGCTGCGCTCGAAGGTCGTGGACATGCGCTACAACACCAGAGCGTACCTCTGGATGATGGTCCTCAGCGCGATCGTCGCCGTCGCGGGGATCTTGCTGGCCTCGCCGGCCGTCGTCGTCGGGTCGATGGTGCTGGCCCCGATCGTGAGCCCGATGCTGACCGCGAGCGTGGGCGCCGTCCGGGGCGACCAGGAGATGCTCTACGAGAGCGTCAAGATGCAGGTCCTCGGCCTCGGCGTCGCCGCGCTGGCCGCCACCGCCTTCAGTCTCCTCCTCAAGTGGTTCTTCGCGGTGCCGCGGGTGCTTGCCGTGGCGAGCCTGGAGCTCGTCGCGCTCCGGATCTCGCCCGGCATGCTGTCCGTCGCGGTCGGGTTGGCTGCCGGTGCGGCCGGCGCCTTCGGGCTGGCGACGAAGGGACAGGTGAGTATCGTCGGCGTCATGATCGCCGCCGCCCTGATCCCGACCGCAGGCGTCGCCGGCATCGGGTTCGCCTGGATGGAGTTCCAGGTCGGCCTCGGCGCGCTCGTCTTGCTGTTCATCACCATCGTGGCGGTCAACGTGGGCGCGTTCCTGATGCTGTGGTACCTCGGCTACCGGGCCGAGGCCAGCGCCGAGAAGTCCCTCGCCCTGGACTCGCCGGGCCGGGCGGTCAGCGTCGCCGCGACCCTGGTCGTCGTCGTTGCCATCCTGCTGTTCGTCGGCGTCGGGTTCTACCAGCAGAGCACCTTCGAACGGGAGGCCAACGCCGCCGTGACGGACGTGCTGAACCGGGGCGGGTACGACGACCTCGGCGTGGTGGAGACCTCCTACGAGTACACCGGCATCGGCCCGTTCACGTCGCCGACCACGGTCACCTATACCCTCCGACGGACGAGCGATCGGGGGTACGCGAGCCTGCCGGCCAGGTTCGAAGACCGAATCGCGGCGGCGACGAGCCGGGACGTCGTCGTCCAGATCCGGTTCGTCGACTACCGGGTCGCCGGGACCGAGACCACGGCGGCCGATCGCTCGACGGAAACCCAAACTCCGGCACTGCTGGCCCCCGTGGGCTGA
- a CDS encoding multicopper oxidase domain-containing protein — translation MSDQMSAPGTRFSRRDFVKATGGAATVGLAGCQSAPKAQNTAGTPDSTASQGNQSSLPAAAPPEMIDLAEQNNQVTLKTKPARLPVHPEDSLGGPIELPRVWAFQADDGQPSVPGPVLRAQEGDVIDVTLDNTNGKRPHTVHFHGVQKAWKDDGVPTTSGITVPAGEKHTYEIPANTPGTHGYHCHYQTHKHIEMGMYGIFRVDPAGYEEADREYFLTIKDWDSRLSRMYAGEDVSYSAHRRKADVFTINGRSLPRTLHPEDGSPLIVSQGDTVRVHYVNVGGYMSHPMHTHNHRFKLVEKDGTQLPEPLQYERDITNVSPAERHTIEFEANAEPGIYLLHCHKVNHATNGLDAAASYPGGMVTGIVYEEAMDTDIFADLMDYAGYDL, via the coding sequence ATGAGCGATCAGATGAGTGCGCCCGGAACGCGGTTCTCGCGTCGCGACTTCGTGAAAGCAACCGGCGGTGCAGCGACCGTCGGGCTGGCCGGGTGTCAGTCGGCACCGAAAGCGCAGAACACGGCCGGAACGCCCGATTCGACGGCATCGCAGGGGAACCAGTCGTCCTTACCGGCGGCGGCCCCGCCGGAGATGATCGACCTCGCCGAACAGAACAACCAGGTCACGCTGAAGACGAAACCTGCCCGGCTCCCGGTCCATCCCGAAGATTCGCTGGGCGGTCCCATCGAACTCCCGCGGGTGTGGGCCTTCCAGGCCGACGACGGTCAGCCCAGCGTCCCCGGCCCCGTCCTCCGGGCCCAGGAGGGGGACGTCATCGACGTCACGCTGGACAACACGAACGGGAAACGGCCGCACACGGTCCACTTCCACGGCGTACAGAAGGCCTGGAAGGACGACGGCGTCCCGACGACGTCCGGGATCACCGTCCCGGCCGGTGAGAAACACACCTACGAGATCCCGGCGAACACGCCCGGTACCCACGGCTACCACTGTCACTACCAGACCCACAAGCACATCGAGATGGGGATGTACGGCATCTTCCGTGTCGATCCCGCGGGGTACGAGGAGGCAGACCGGGAGTACTTCCTGACCATCAAGGACTGGGACTCCCGACTCTCCCGGATGTACGCCGGCGAGGACGTGAGCTACAGCGCCCACCGACGCAAAGCCGACGTGTTCACGATCAACGGGCGGAGCCTCCCCCGTACCCTTCACCCGGAGGACGGCTCGCCGCTGATCGTCAGCCAGGGCGACACGGTGCGGGTCCACTACGTGAACGTCGGCGGGTACATGTCCCACCCGATGCACACCCACAACCACCGGTTCAAACTGGTCGAGAAGGACGGGACCCAGCTCCCCGAACCCCTCCAGTACGAGCGTGACATCACCAACGTCTCGCCCGCCGAACGCCACACCATCGAGTTCGAGGCCAACGCCGAACCGGGCATCTACCTGCTGCACTGCCACAAGGTCAACCACGCCACGAACGGCCTCGACGCCGCCGCGTCCTACCCCGGCGGCATGGTCACCGGCATCGTCTACGAGGAGGCGATGGACACCGACATCTTCGCCGACCTGATGGACTACGCCGGCTACGACCTGTAA
- a CDS encoding Htur_1727 family rSAM-partnered candidate RiPP: protein MVEKPERARVGDQPRDATEREWEVFVREESDGRMRYVGSVTAPDADVAYEQATKLFAWFAADVWLCPTDAVSRYSTHDLDEEAEPKPLDTGEEPRTIE, encoded by the coding sequence ATGGTCGAGAAACCCGAACGCGCGCGCGTCGGCGACCAGCCACGTGACGCGACCGAACGCGAGTGGGAGGTGTTCGTCCGCGAAGAGTCAGACGGCCGCATGCGATACGTCGGCAGCGTCACCGCCCCCGACGCCGACGTGGCCTACGAGCAGGCGACGAAGCTGTTCGCCTGGTTCGCCGCCGACGTCTGGCTATGTCCCACCGACGCCGTCAGCCGATACTCCACCCACGACTTAGACGAGGAGGCCGAGCCGAAACCGCTCGACACCGGCGAGGAGCCGCGGACGATCGAGTGA
- a CDS encoding DUF2249 domain-containing protein, which produces MSQDAPTDRRLDVREIDGEPFEDIMAALAELPEGERLRLINSFEPVPLYEVLDQRGFVHETEQVGPETFHVDIEHA; this is translated from the coding sequence ATGAGTCAGGACGCACCCACGGACAGACGGCTCGACGTCCGCGAGATCGACGGCGAACCGTTCGAGGACATCATGGCCGCCCTCGCGGAGCTCCCGGAGGGCGAGCGACTGCGCCTGATCAACAGCTTCGAGCCCGTCCCGCTCTACGAGGTCCTGGACCAGCGCGGGTTCGTCCACGAGACCGAGCAGGTCGGTCCCGAGACGTTCCACGTCGACATCGAACACGCCTGA
- a CDS encoding BGTF surface domain-containing protein, with product MNRRTGLLVSLAVLACTAVPAAAAQSAPETAAADSALTSGETHWIGQELAVRGGDADAAYDLRTVEDGEVGDYVRSISVGENGTAVVDTASLSAGGYVLVDGDGAVVATDASGVRTGGDASVDEAAFDLAEQSLEVRTADDDQTSATRDLTVVSERTGFDVEITADELSADEVRAVFGGTATDDGTRVTVDGEELTGNLSALDPGRYRFTVAVTDTDATDEVTVTVGEPIETALDGAEFSGAVGDTVDVDVNVPAGESGRLTVGSTDVGYVTTVAFTDDGDGTVTLSLNTYLAGGHRGAESQAWSADGGTITNVSRTTPALSDPLEPALYDVNLTVAGDEPATGAIALEPASVENLTLSAAPESAFGDDPAALDRNATDQVAVGDTLVVTANATGVFGALFARPGSTTERFRSLLASDVADFEFTPESSDDELDVNRSFENDAFDVYADEDANRLFVVLDTAALRYEGDPGRVGDGDEYTAVFEIDEDGGIVTEAATQSASIRLVERSLTFDTRPDGTLAVAPEADARLTGTTTLAPGSRFEVRARSSGNFLRRADVTVGADGRFAADMNLSGVEPGTEFTASVDAVDAETEGVVTNETGTNATADGPSGEATATGAGNTTTDADSDASGDLAANAAEGGAADDRSGEEETTRSGTESSGTGVGFAPAAALAAIAAVALLSLRRSRRE from the coding sequence GTGAACCGGCGCACGGGACTGCTCGTCTCGCTGGCGGTCCTCGCGTGCACCGCGGTGCCGGCCGCGGCGGCGCAGTCGGCCCCGGAGACGGCGGCGGCGGACTCGGCCCTGACCTCGGGCGAGACCCACTGGATCGGACAGGAACTGGCCGTCCGGGGCGGCGACGCCGACGCGGCTTACGACCTCCGGACCGTCGAGGACGGCGAGGTCGGCGACTACGTCCGGTCGATCTCAGTCGGAGAGAACGGGACGGCAGTCGTCGACACCGCGTCGCTATCGGCTGGCGGGTACGTCCTCGTCGACGGTGACGGGGCAGTGGTGGCGACCGACGCGTCCGGCGTTCGGACGGGCGGCGACGCGAGCGTCGACGAGGCCGCCTTCGACCTGGCCGAGCAGTCCCTCGAGGTGCGGACGGCGGACGACGACCAGACGAGCGCGACGCGGGATCTGACGGTCGTCTCCGAACGGACCGGTTTCGACGTCGAGATCACCGCCGACGAGCTGTCGGCCGACGAGGTCCGGGCCGTCTTCGGCGGCACGGCGACCGACGACGGGACCCGGGTGACCGTCGACGGCGAGGAACTGACGGGCAATCTCTCGGCGTTAGATCCGGGTCGGTACCGCTTCACGGTCGCGGTGACTGACACGGACGCGACCGACGAGGTCACCGTAACGGTCGGAGAGCCGATCGAGACGGCGCTCGACGGCGCCGAGTTCTCGGGCGCGGTCGGTGACACCGTCGACGTGGACGTGAACGTGCCGGCCGGCGAGTCGGGCCGGCTCACGGTCGGCTCGACCGACGTCGGATACGTCACGACCGTCGCCTTCACCGACGACGGCGACGGGACGGTGACGCTGTCGCTGAACACGTATCTCGCGGGCGGGCACCGCGGCGCGGAGAGCCAGGCGTGGTCCGCGGACGGCGGGACGATCACCAACGTCTCCCGGACGACGCCGGCGCTGTCGGACCCGCTCGAACCGGCGCTCTACGACGTGAACCTGACCGTCGCGGGTGACGAGCCGGCAACCGGTGCCATCGCGCTGGAACCTGCGTCGGTCGAGAACCTGACGCTGAGCGCCGCTCCGGAATCTGCCTTCGGCGACGACCCGGCCGCCCTCGATCGGAACGCGACCGATCAGGTCGCGGTCGGTGACACCCTCGTCGTGACGGCGAACGCGACCGGCGTGTTCGGCGCGCTCTTCGCCCGGCCGGGGTCGACGACCGAGCGGTTCCGATCCCTGCTCGCGTCGGACGTCGCGGACTTCGAGTTCACCCCCGAGTCGAGCGACGACGAACTCGACGTCAACCGGAGCTTCGAGAACGACGCATTCGACGTGTACGCTGACGAAGACGCGAACAGGCTGTTCGTCGTCCTCGACACGGCCGCGCTCCGGTACGAAGGCGATCCCGGCCGCGTCGGCGACGGCGACGAGTACACCGCGGTCTTCGAGATCGACGAGGACGGCGGCATCGTCACCGAGGCCGCGACCCAGTCGGCGTCGATCCGACTCGTCGAGCGATCGCTGACCTTCGATACCCGCCCCGACGGGACCCTCGCGGTGGCCCCCGAAGCCGACGCGCGGCTGACCGGGACGACCACGCTCGCTCCCGGGAGTCGATTCGAGGTCCGGGCCCGCTCGTCCGGGAACTTCCTCCGGCGAGCCGACGTGACGGTCGGCGCGGACGGCCGGTTCGCGGCCGACATGAACCTCTCGGGCGTCGAACCCGGGACCGAGTTCACCGCGAGCGTCGACGCCGTCGACGCCGAGACCGAGGGCGTCGTGACGAACGAGACCGGGACGAACGCGACCGCCGACGGCCCAAGCGGCGAGGCGACCGCGACGGGAGCGGGCAACACGACGACGGACGCCGATTCCGACGCCTCCGGCGACCTCGCCGCGAACGCGGCCGAAGGCGGGGCCGCCGACGACCGCTCCGGTGAGGAGGAGACAACGCGGAGCGGAACCGAGTCGAGCGGGACCGGAGTGGGCTTCGCCCCGGCGGCCGCGCTGGCTGCGATCGCGGCCGTCGCGCTGCTCTCCCTGCGTCGCTCGCGACGCGAGTGA
- a CDS encoding cupin domain-containing protein, which yields MSEDDERYDVDAGLRKNLGAALAVGPTESESGVAVVEHTLAPGKLAAPMHRHENEDEISYVLEGVMGVREDDEVSTVEAGEAAVKERGVWHTFWNPGPEELRFLEIVAPGEFAGYFEETAAVLPEDGVPDEETIARLEELNAAYDLEMDPASVPELLERHDLEP from the coding sequence ATGAGCGAGGACGACGAGCGGTACGACGTCGACGCGGGGCTCCGGAAGAACCTCGGCGCGGCGCTGGCCGTCGGGCCGACGGAGAGCGAGAGCGGGGTGGCGGTCGTCGAGCACACGCTGGCGCCGGGGAAACTCGCCGCACCGATGCACCGACACGAGAACGAAGACGAGATCTCCTACGTGCTGGAGGGCGTCATGGGCGTCCGGGAGGACGACGAGGTCTCGACGGTCGAAGCCGGCGAGGCCGCGGTCAAGGAGCGCGGCGTCTGGCACACCTTCTGGAACCCGGGGCCCGAGGAACTGCGATTCCTGGAGATCGTCGCGCCGGGCGAGTTCGCGGGCTACTTCGAGGAGACGGCCGCGGTCCTCCCCGAGGACGGCGTCCCGGACGAGGAGACGATAGCTCGACTGGAAGAACTGAACGCGGCCTACGATCTGGAGATGGATCCCGCGAGCGTGCCGGAACTACTGGAGCGACACGATCTGGAGCCGTAG
- a CDS encoding FAD-binding protein, whose translation MYEHDVLVIGGGGAGLRAAIAAHEEGADVAIVTKLHPVRSHTGAAEGGINAALRDGDSWEDHAYDTMKGSDFLGDAPAIETFAKNAPEEVIQLEHWGMPFSREDDGRVSQRPFGGLSFPRTTYAGAETGHHLLHTMYEQVVKRGITVYDEWYVSRLAVTDHDDPEDRECHGVVAYDIKTGEIAGFQASGGVILATGGLGQAFDHTTNAVANTGDGPAMAYRAGVPVEDMEMIQFHPTTLPSTGVLISEGVRGEGGILYNDQGERLMFEYGYANNEGELASRDVVARAELTEVNEGRGIEDEYVHLDMRHLGEERILDRLENILHLAEDFEGVDGLEEPMPVKPGQHYAMGGLEVDEHGETCIDGLYAAGECACVSMHGANRLGGNALPELLVFGARAGWHAADRDLGEAQIGTGPSAKSEDEDVDTPVSPGAIDAGDEDVAADGALVEPTEVLDHHVTAEEQRVESLLEKDEGVNHAEVRADVQETMTQNVNVFREESNLKEALEDLRVARERYQDVYVRDPSRTFNTDLIHTIETRNIIDVAEAITLGALAREEFRGAHWRAEHQERKDDEWIKHTMLAWNDGNPDLYYKPVILEGEDKTYEPKERSY comes from the coding sequence ATGTACGAACACGACGTACTCGTCATCGGCGGCGGCGGAGCCGGACTGCGCGCGGCGATCGCAGCCCACGAAGAAGGCGCCGACGTGGCGATCGTGACGAAGCTCCACCCCGTCCGCAGCCACACAGGCGCGGCGGAGGGCGGTATCAACGCGGCGCTCCGGGACGGCGACTCCTGGGAAGACCACGCCTACGACACCATGAAGGGCTCGGACTTCCTGGGCGACGCCCCGGCCATCGAGACGTTCGCCAAGAACGCCCCGGAAGAGGTCATCCAGCTCGAACACTGGGGGATGCCGTTCTCCCGCGAGGACGACGGCCGCGTCTCCCAGCGCCCGTTCGGCGGCCTCTCCTTCCCGCGAACCACCTACGCCGGCGCCGAGACCGGCCACCACCTGCTGCACACGATGTACGAGCAGGTGGTCAAGCGAGGCATCACGGTGTACGACGAGTGGTACGTCAGCCGACTCGCCGTCACCGACCACGACGACCCCGAGGACCGCGAGTGTCACGGCGTCGTCGCCTACGACATCAAGACCGGCGAGATCGCCGGCTTCCAGGCCAGCGGCGGCGTGATCCTGGCCACGGGTGGGTTGGGGCAGGCCTTCGACCACACCACCAACGCGGTGGCCAACACCGGCGACGGCCCCGCGATGGCCTACCGCGCCGGCGTCCCGGTCGAGGACATGGAGATGATCCAGTTCCACCCGACCACGCTCCCCTCCACCGGCGTCCTCATCTCCGAGGGGGTCCGTGGCGAGGGCGGCATCCTATACAACGACCAGGGCGAGCGGCTGATGTTCGAGTACGGCTACGCGAACAACGAGGGCGAACTCGCCTCCCGCGACGTCGTCGCCCGCGCCGAACTCACGGAGGTCAACGAGGGCCGCGGCATCGAGGACGAGTACGTCCACCTCGACATGCGCCACCTCGGCGAGGAGCGCATCCTCGACCGCCTCGAGAACATCCTCCACCTCGCGGAGGACTTCGAGGGCGTCGACGGCCTCGAAGAGCCGATGCCCGTCAAGCCCGGCCAGCACTACGCCATGGGCGGCCTCGAGGTCGACGAGCACGGCGAGACCTGCATCGACGGCCTCTACGCCGCGGGCGAGTGCGCCTGCGTCTCCATGCACGGCGCGAACCGCCTCGGCGGGAACGCCCTGCCCGAACTGCTCGTCTTCGGCGCCCGCGCCGGCTGGCACGCCGCCGACCGCGACCTCGGCGAGGCCCAGATCGGGACCGGCCCCTCCGCCAAGAGCGAAGACGAGGACGTCGACACGCCCGTCTCCCCCGGCGCCATCGACGCCGGCGACGAGGACGTCGCCGCCGACGGCGCCCTCGTGGAGCCCACCGAGGTCCTCGACCACCACGTCACCGCCGAAGAGCAGCGCGTCGAGTCGCTGCTCGAGAAGGACGAGGGCGTCAACCACGCCGAGGTCCGCGCCGACGTGCAGGAGACGATGACCCAGAACGTCAACGTGTTCCGCGAGGAGAGCAACCTCAAGGAGGCCCTCGAGGACCTCCGCGTCGCCCGCGAGCGCTACCAGGACGTCTACGTCCGCGACCCCTCGCGCACGTTCAACACCGACCTGATCCACACCATCGAGACGCGCAACATCATCGACGTCGCCGAGGCCATCACCCTCGGCGCCCTGGCCCGCGAGGAGTTCCGCGGCGCCCACTGGCGCGCCGAACACCAGGAGCGCAAGGACGACGAGTGGATCAAGCACACGATGCTCGCCTGGAACGACGGCAACCCCGACCTCTACTACAAGCCCGTCATCCTCGAAGGCGAGGACAAGACCTACGAGCCGAAGGAACGCTCCTACTAG